The Lactuca sativa cultivar Salinas chromosome 2, Lsat_Salinas_v11, whole genome shotgun sequence genome includes a window with the following:
- the LOC111886546 gene encoding mediator of RNA polymerase II transcription subunit 9, with amino-acid sequence MEEAKAMAQQQQQQQQQHLMLQQQHQHQQQQQQQHQQQQQFLLLQQIQQQHKQQQAISRFPSNIDAHLRPLQRPIINQQQHQQHQQQNPNPNPNLLQNPNPMSMNPQLRPPNRTQTQPSQTPPANQAELQMAYQDAWRVCHPDFKRPFSSLEDACERLLPYHVVADYEAEEDDRILDSDTTGTVLSRCQQWDQSIANKVSEFTATFEKQVLAFNIISRKRAMGEFRSEERLLIEQALLQEERRALFEARAEMENRQKAGREAHAASMRMAALAQAEAARAEMMARAPIRASAMAGMEEDGGGGGGDGGGQEEVMNGWGREEKEPSEDFLNDEERENGDGGMQSEWREGGEFDLNTR; translated from the exons ATGGAAGAAGCCAAAGCCATGGcgcagcaacagcaacagcaacaacaacagcaTCTGATgctacaacaacaacatcaacatcaacaacaacagcaacagcaacatcaacaacaacaacagttcCTTCTCTTACAGCAAATCCAGCAGCAGCACAAACAGCAGCAAGCAATCTCTCGATTTCCCTCTAACATCGATGCACATCTTCGACCACTACAGCGTCCCATCATCAATCAACAACAGCATCAACAGCATCAACAGCAAAACCCTAATCCTAACCCTAATCTTctacaaaaccctaaccctatgtCCATGAATCCACAGCTTAGACCTCCTAATCGCACCCAAACTCAACCTTCTCAAACTCCTCCAGCAAACCAGGCTGAATTGCAGATGGCGTATCAGGACGCTTGGCGAGTTTGCCATCCCGACTTCAAACGCCCCTTTTCTTCACTGGAAGATGCTTGTGAAAG ACTCTTACCGTACCACGTAGTCGCGGACTACGAAGCCGAGGAAGACGATAGAATCCTGGATTCCGACACGACCGGAACCGTCCTTTCCCGTTGCCAGCAGTGGGACCAAAGCATCGCGAACAAAGTCTCCGAATTCACTGCGACATTTGAAAAACAAGTCCTCGCGTTCAACATCATATCGCGTAAACGCGCGATGGGCGAATTCCGTTCCGAAGAACGATTACTAATCGAACAAGCTTTGCTCCAAGAAGAGCGTCGCGCGCTCTTCGAAGCAAGGGCGGAAATGGAAAATCGACAAAAAGCCGGGCGGGAGGCGCATGCCGCTAGTATGCGGATGGCGGCATTGGCTCAGGCGGAGGCGGCCAGGGCGGAGATGATGGCCCGGGCGCCCATTCGGGCTAGTGCGATGGCGGGGATGGAGGAGGATGGGGGAGGCggcggtggtgatggtggtgggcaGGAGGAGGTGATGAATGGGTGGGGGAGGGAGGAGAAGGAGCCGTCGGAGGATTTTTTGAATGATGAGGAGAGGGAGAATGGTGATGGTGGGATGCAAAGTGAGTGGCGTGAGGGAGGGGAGTTTGATTTGAATACTAGATGA